The Rickettsiella endosymbiont of Dermanyssus gallinae genomic interval GCATCGTCATTGCGTAAACCCATCGGTGTTAATTGAGCACCGCTGGCAATTGGTTTTAATCCAATGGTCGATAGTCCCCGCGCTTTTAACCCTATTAATAAAGCGCTAGCAACCATTGTTTTTCCAACGCCCGTATCGGTGCCCAAAATAAAAAAACTTTTATTAGCCATCGTTTTTAATCATTACATCTAGCGTAGGGAATTTTCAATTTTTCTACGTCCGCCAATTTCTTGTACGGATATTTGTATTTCGTTCGAACCCTGCTTAGCTTCAACAGCTTCCTGCGTAGCTGTCCATGCATGACCATAGATAATTTCCCAAGTAGCGGGTAATTTTCCTGCAGCCGTACGAAAAACATCGTAAGCTTGAATCAATGTTTGTAAGGATCGCTTCGGTGTTAAGCCGCGGTGTCTATCGATAGAAAGATTCTGCACGCCAAGTTCTTTGAGGTCCTTCATCAAAGAAAAAATATCAGAATGTAATAAAGTAAAATAATCCACGTCCATTACCGGATCAGCAAACGCTGCCTGAAGTAAACAATCACCCAGATCATGCATATCAGGAAACACATGTACATGCGGTTTATCGTCTACTTGCGCCCAAGAATAACGTAGCTCTTTTAATGTATCCGCGCCTACGATTGAAAATAATAATAAGCCGCCTGGTTTTAAGACACGACGGATCTCATTAAGCGTTGCTGAGAAATCGGTACTCCAATGTAACATCAAGTTGGAATAGACTAATTCAAAAGAATGCGTGCTAAAGGGTAAAGATTCTGCCTGACCGCCCAAACAATGGAACTTAGAAAACTCATCGTTTGTTTTTTGAGCTTGTGCTTGTTTAAGCATCCCAAATGATTGATCAAAACCAATCACTTCAGCTAATGGATAGGTTTTTTTTAGACAAGCGGTAGCATGG includes:
- the bioC gene encoding malonyl-ACP O-methyltransferase BioC, with translation MLNQLDEKKIASRFNKAALSYDKAALLQRTVANDLLERLQGIRLQPQMILDLGCGTGHATACLKKTYPLAEVIGFDQSFGMLKQAQAQKTNDEFSKFHCLGGQAESLPFSTHSFELVYSNLMLHWSTDFSATLNEIRRVLKPGGLLLFSIVGADTLKELRYSWAQVDDKPHVHVFPDMHDLGDCLLQAAFADPVMDVDYFTLLHSDIFSLMKDLKELGVQNLSIDRHRGLTPKRSLQTLIQAYDVFRTAAGKLPATWEIIYGHAWTATQEAVEAKQGSNEIQISVQEIGGRRKIENSLR